A single region of the Drosophila takahashii strain IR98-3 E-12201 chromosome 2R, DtakHiC1v2, whole genome shotgun sequence genome encodes:
- the LOC123002811 gene encoding uncharacterized protein codes for MYGPSCKVETFALIDEGSACTLIETHVAEKLGIDGPSDELCLRWTGEITQMEAESMRVNLTISPSYDAVRKFTLREDSELIAAKSRLGWSVYGRKGDTGKPASSRVMHVCECNNDQQLDVLIKESFSLDAVGVSISNNTLRSKEDERANRILNESTTYNRELKRWQTGLLWRYDNVKLPSSREMAMRRLQCLETRMAKDKELREFVNQQIRRYEQLGYIRKLGTDEMIDEQRTWYLPIFVVKNPSKGKSRLVWDAAAKVEGIALNTMLLKGPDQLPSLVGVILRFRQKAVGICGDVKEMFHQIMVRKEDQGAQQFLWRYGDNSREPDRYVMRVMTFGASCSPAAANYVRDRNAKQFLDEHPKAARAILRNTFVDDWLQSCESEEEMVRLAQEMQVSMLSPRWPTYGSKNETVSDARLRLATFLEQELSIGVKRRVFWTDSKNVLYWIRSDARKYHQFVVLRIGEILENSETAEWKWVPSALNVADDGTKWTKESSFQADSRWFTGPSFLLESEEHWPVTDLSPHILERINVHELKETSLSMLASIVPEINRFSKWEKLRGALKCVMHFLSKICKKELASEEAKIATRIRNLDDVNNVIYRIVQEEAYAEAIILLRRGTVLGRKSPIYKLTPYLDEAGVLRIRGRINRMSGVDMNVKRPVILPKEHKVTNLLVDYFHRKFHHQLTEIVVNEMRQLYHIPGLRAKVRSLANACQRCRNKKAAPEPPEMGDIPPERLAINELPFTNTGIDYFGPFEVNVGRRREKRWGVLFTCLTVRAVHIELASSLSTDTFMLILEMFVARRGVPKRIMSDNGTNFRGASRLLQEEIERISSKELENKYPEIEWSFIPPGAPHMGGAWERMIRSVKSILFEILEEKHVQEPVLRAALARIENTLNSRPLTYVPLETPEADALTPNHFLRGASSAMVVKDGNTNGILLGKSFRIAGQIADSFKKRWLREYLPCLTQRAKWHGPPNNPICIGDVVIIFDESNPKVQWKKGIIMDLRVAKDGIARSAVIRTATGLLTRPIVKLAKLDVNKPATAGEDGGHDVDGILSRLPPARYITGLDMKHAFWQIPLEEKSRQCTAFTIPNRPLYQYKNLTPDRSFTRRNAIGVFIPSLPAIGWYARTRGASFRPTLYAGSKTVKGSQFGGGFKKPGRQLAGEFIVTNQEGTFATVDGGVPSACGSPAVRHFQAAAEALRFHVAYRQRSFPSVPFNVTL; via the exons ATGTACGGGCCGAGTTGCAAGGTGGAAACGTTTGCACTTATTGACGAGGGATCAGCCTGCACTCTGATCGAGACACATGTAGCGGAAAAGTTGGGTATCGACGGACCTTCAGACGAACTGTGCCTACGGTGGACAGGAGAAATAACTCAAATGGAAGCTGAATCGATGCGCGTAAATTTAACGATCTCCCCAAGCTACGACGCAGTCCGTAAGTTTACGCTGCGCGAAGACTCAGAATTGATCGCAGCTAAGTCCAGGCTCGGATGGTCTGTTTATGGACGTAAAGGTGATACTGGTAAACCGGCAAGCTCCAGGGTAATGCATGTCTGCGAATGTAATAACGATCAGCAACTGGATGTTCTTATCAAAGAGAGTTTTTCACTAGATGCGGTTGGTGTGAGTATATCTAATAACACTCTTAGGTCTAAAGAAGACGAGAGAGCCAATCGTATCCTGAACGAATCCACGACGTATAACAGAGAGCTGAAGAGATGGCAGACTGGACTTCTGTGGCGGTACGACAACGTAAAGCTCCCGTCCTCCCGTGAGATGGCCATGCGACGACTCCAGTGTTTGGAAACCCGTATGGCGAAAGACAAAGAACTACGAGAGTTCGTGAACCAGCAGATTCGACGCTACGAGCAGTTAGGATATATCCGCAAACTAGGAACCGACGAAATGATCGACGAGCAACGGACTTGGTATTTGCCCATATTCGTTGTCAAAAATCCGAGTAAAGGAAAATCGAGGCTAGTTTGGGACGCTGCAGCCAAGGTGGAAGGGATCGCCCTCAACACGATGCTATTAAAGGGACCGGATCAACTACCCTCTCTTGTTGGAGTGATTTTAAGATTCAGACAGAAAGCGGTCGGAATATGTGGAGACGTAAAAGAAATGTTCCACCAGATAATGGTGCGTAAAGAGGACCAAGGAGCACAGCAATTTCTCTGGAGATATGGCGACAACAGTCGAGAGCCAGATAGGTATGTAATGAGAGTAATGACCTTTGGTGCTTCTTGCTCCCCAGCAGCGGCTAACTACGTGAGAGATAGGAACGCTAAGCAATTCCTTGACGAACACCCGAAGGCAGCGAGAGCCATATTACGGAATACATTTGTAGATGACTGGCTCCAAAGTTGTGAGTCTGAAGAAGAAATGGTCCGCCTAGCTCAGGAA ATGCAAGTATCAATGCTTTCGCCGCGGTGGCCTACATACGGATCGAAGAACGAGACGGTATCCGATGCGC GCCTAAGATTGGCAACATTTTTGGAGCAGGAGTTATCCATCGGCGTGAAGAGACGTGTGTTTTGGACCGATTCCAAAAACGTTTTATACTGGATACGCTCAGATGCTCGAAAGTATCACCAGTTTGTAGTCCTACGAATTGGTGAAATCCTGGAGAATTCCGAAACCGCCGAATGGAAATGGGTCCCATCTGCGCTGAACGTGGCTGATGACGGGACAAAATGGACGAAGGAATCGAGTTTTCAGGCAGACTCGAGATGGTTTACAGGTCCATCATTTTTATTAGAATCAGAAGAACACTGGCCGGTTACGGATCTAAGCCCACACATACTGGAGAGGATAAACGTCCATGAACTAAAGGAGACGTCATTATCAATGCTGGCAAGCATCGTCCCGGAAATTAATCGTTTTAGTAAGTGGGAGAAGCTGCGAGGAGCCCTGAAATGCGTTATGCATTTTTTAAGCAAAATATGCAAGAAAGAATTAGCGTCGGAGGAGGCAAAGATTGCCACACGTATTCGCAACCTGGATGATGTAAACAACGTGATTTACAGGATAGTTCAAGAGGAAGCGTACGCGGAAGCAATAATTCTTCTACGCCGAGGAACTGTATTAGGAAGGAAGAGTCCAATATATAAACTTACGCCTTACTTGGACGAAGCAGGCGTGCTGAGAATACGCGGCCGGATCAATCGAATGAGCGGAGTGGATATGAACGTGAAAAGACCAGTAATTCTACCCAAAGAACACAAAGTCACCAATCTTCTGGTCGATTATTTTCACCGTAAGTTCCACCACCAACTAACCGAAATTGTAGTCAACGAGATGCGCCAATTATATCACATCCCGGGACTAAGAGCCAAAGTTCGATCACTAGCCAACGCTTGTCAGAGGTGTCGCAATAAGAAAGCGGCTCCGGAGCCACCGGAGATGGGAGATATTCCGCCAGAAAGGCTTGCTATAAATGAGCTACCTTTTACGAACACTGGCATCGACTACTTCGGCCCATTCGAGGTGAACGTTGGAAGACGAAGAGAGAAACGGTGGGGCGTACTGTTCACGTGTCTCACTGTAAGAGCGGTACACATCGAATTAGCTAGCTCTCTGTCGACAGATACATTTATGCTGATTCTTGAAATGTTTGTGGCACGAAGAGGAGTGCCGAAAAGAATAATGTCGGACAACGGAACCAATTTTCGAGGAGCGAGCCGACTATTACAAGAAGAAATCGAGAGGATCTCATCGAAGGAGCTGGAAAATAAGTACCCAGAGATCGAGTGGTCTTTCATACCGCCAGGAGCGCCCCACATGGGTGGCGCATGGGAGCGGATGATAAGATCtgtaaaatcaattttgtttGAAATACTAGAAGAGAAGCACGTTCAAGAACCGGTGCTTAGAGCAGCTCTAGCCAGGATAGAAAACACGCTCAATTCCCGACCATTGACGTACGTGCCGCTGGAGACTCCAGAAGCTGATGCACTTACGCCAAACCATTTTCTACGAGGAGCAAGCAGCGCGATGGTAGTAAAGGATGGCAACACGAACGGCATTTTGCTTGGTAAGAGTTTTCGTATTGCAGGTCAGATTGCAGACAGTTTCAAGAAGCGATGGCTGAGGGAATACCTACCGTGCCTCACACAAAGAGCTAAATGGCATGGCCCGCCAAATAACCCGATCTGCATAGGAGATGTCGTCATTATTTTTGATGAATCGAACCCCAAGGTGCAGTGGAAGAAAGGTATCATCATGGATCTTCGAGTGGCCAAAGACGGGATAGCACGCAGCGCGGTTATACGCACCGCGACTGGATTGCTGACCCGACCGATCGTCAAGTTGGCCAAGCTTGATGTCAACAAACCAGCAACTGCTGGTGAAGATGGCGGCCATGAC GTGGATGGTATCCTTAGCAGACTGCCTCCCGCTCGTTACATTACCGGCTTAGACATGAAACATGCCTTCTGGCAGATACCTCTTGAGGAGAAGTCTCGCCAATGCACAGCTTTTACCATACCCAATCGTCCGCTATACCAGTATAAG AACTTGACCCCCGATCGATCTTTCACCCGGCGCAACGCCATCGGCGTGTTCATACCCTCGCTGCCAGCCATTGGTTGGTACGCCCGCACACGTGGTGCATCTTTTCGGCCCACGCTGTACGCAGGCTCTAAGACCGTGAAAGGATCGCAATTCGGGGGTGGTTTTAAGAAGCCTGGTCGACAGCTCGCAGGCGAATTTATCGTGACCAACCAGGAGGGAACTTTTGCTACAGTTGACGGTGGAGTTCCGAGCGCTTGCGGAAGCCCCGCCGTTCGACATTTCCAAGCGGCTGCAGAAGCGCTGCGTTTCCATGTTGCGTATCGCCAGCGGAGTTTCCCTTCAGTCCCCTTCAACGTTACTCTTTAG